The Agrococcus carbonis sequence CCTCAGCCACGCGCCGGCGCTCGCGGAGGGGGACCGCGTCGTCTACGGGAAGGTCGGGGCGTACACGATGTGCTTCCAGCCGCTCTTCATCCAGTACCTCCCGGCGGTGTACGTGCGGGACGAGCGCGGCCGGCTGACCCTCGTCCGCACGCCGTGGGGAGCGGAGGAGTACCTGCAGGGCAGCATCCGGTACGAGGAGGCCGGGGTCGCCGCCGATCCGGCCGTCATCACACGAGCGTGAGGGCCATCGGGATCGTGGTGCTGTCGCGGGCGCCGGTCTCGCGGAAGCTCAGGTCGGCGAACGTCCGCCTCGACTCGGCGTCCTGCGCGTCCACCTCCAGCCGCAGCTGCTTGAGGCCGAGGTCGTGGGCGCGGGCGATGAGGAGCTGGAGGGTCGGCCGGATGAGGCCTCGATCGGCCGGCTCGGCGCACGCGACGATGTAGATCCGGGCCGTCGTCGGCGTGAGCTCGGTGAATCCGCACCACGTCATCGGCCGCCCTGAGCGGTCGACGGCGACCCAATCCATCCGGCCCGGATCGCCCTGTCGCGATCCCGCCACGACCTCGAGGGTCGCGGCGTCCGCGAGCGCCCACGACGCGCCCGGCGCGCCGCCCGGTGGAGCGGCGGAGCCGTCCGGCCTCGCCGGCAGCCCGACCGCGGCGAGCTCGATCAGCCGCAGATCGGTCGGCGTCGGGCCGAAGAACTCCCGCACCGTGGCGTGGCCCTCCTCGGCGACGCCCTCGCGGCGCAGCACCTTGCCGATCGTGCGCACGAGCACCGTGAGGTCGAGCCGGAGGCTCCGGTGCTCGACGTACCAGACGTCGAGCTCGAGCCGGTCGTCCCACGACAGGGCGTTGCGCCCGCTCACCTGCGCGAGCCCGGTCAGGCCCGGGCGCACCTCGTGGCGCCGCAGCTGCCGCGGCGAGTAGCGGGTCAAGTACGCGGTCTTGAGCGGCCTCGGGCCGACGATGCTCATGTCGCCCTTCAGCACGTTCCAGAGGTTGGGCAGCTCGTCGACGCTGAGCGAGCGGATGCGGCTCCCGGCTCGGGTCATGCGCGCCTCGGAGTTGTCGTCGCCGACCGTCGCGTCGGGCTCCCGCATCGTGCGGAACTTCACGATCTCGAACGGGCGGCCGCCTCGGCCCGGGCGCTGCTGCCGGAAGAGCACCGGCCGACCGAGCGTGGCCGCGACCACCACCGCGGTCGCGGCCATGACCGGCGAGGCGAGCACCAGCCCCGTGCCCGCCGCGAGCACATCGAGCGAGCGCTTGACGGCGTCGTAGCGCCTGCGCTCGGCGGGGACCGTCGGATCGCCCATCACGCCTCCCGGCGGTGCGGCCGGGGGGATGCGCACACGCGCACGCGAGCGCGGCCTGCACGGTCTCGGTGCGCCAGCTCCACGCTCGTCCCTCCATCGGGGACGCCCAATATAGCGCCGCGCGCGGCCGCGGTCGGATGCGTGGCACCGGCCCCTGCCGCGCGAGGCCGCCGGGCGCCGCAGCGCGCGCCGCTCGGCGATGCGGGGCGCGCCGAGGCGCCGACGTACAATCCGCCTGTGCCCCAGTTCACCGCCATCCGCGAGGAGTCGACCTTCGTCGACCCCCAGGGCGTCACGGTGCACCTCTACCGGTGGAAGCCCGGCAAGCCGAAGGGCGCGGTGCTCATCGCCCACGGCCTCGGCGAGCACGCGCTGCGCTACGAGCACATCGCGCAGCGGCTCGTCGCCGCGGGCTACGCCGTCTGGGCGATCGACCAGCGGGGGCACGGGGCGACCGGCATCGAGCAGCACAGCGGCGACGTGTCGCGACTCGGTCGGCTCGGCCGCGGCGGCATGCGCGCGGTCGTGACCGACCTCGTGCTCGCGCTCGAGCGCATCCGCGCCGAGCACCCGGGACTGCCGGTCGCGATCCTCGGGCACTCGTGGGGATCGCTCTCGACGCAGATCCTGCTCAACCGCCGCGCCGAGCTCGTCGACGCCGCGGTGCTCACCGGCACCGCCTACCGGATGCCCGGCTGGATGAACGCCGGCGACCTCAACGCGCGCCACGCGCACCTGGGCGAGACGGGCTACGAGTGGCTCTCGCGCGACCCCGCCATCGTCGAGGCGTTCGTGCGGGATCCCCTCACCTTCCCGGCGCGGGTGCTCGCGCTCTTCGGACCGATCGAGGGGGCGCGCCTCTACGGCGTTCCGGCTCGAGGCATCCGCACCGATCTCCCGCTGCTGATCGCCGGGGGCTCCGACGACTCGCTCGGCGGCACGCGCTCGCTCGAGCGGCTCGGCGACGCCTACCGCCGACGCGCGGGCCTCACCGACGTCACCGTCACCGTCTACCCCGGTGCGCGCCACGAGATCCTCAACGAGATCAACCGCGCGAAGGTGCTCGACGACCTCGTCGCGTGGCTCGACGCGCGCCTCGCACCGGCGCGCGACGCCTGATCGTCCCCGGCGCCCGGGCGTCGGCCGACAGCCGCCGGGCGGCTCAGCCGGCGGATGCGTCGGGCTCGATGACGACGCAGCACCGGCCGGGCGCCGGGTCGAGCCGCGCCCGCAGGCACCCGGGCGCGAGCTCCTCGGCGACACCCGTCAGCAGCGCCTCGTTCATGCCGCACACGAGCCGCGTGTGGGTGCGGGACAGCTCGTGGAAGGGGCAGTTCGCGAGCTCGATCCCGCGGTCGGTGCGCCGCGGCTCGTAGCCGTGCTGGGCGAGCAGGGCGGCCGCGTCGGTGAGCGCGGCGTCCGCCCCGCCTCGTGCCTCGGCGCCCCCGGCCACGAGCGCGCGCCCGCGCGCCTCGGCGACGCGGGCCACCGCATCCGTCACCGCCTCGCCGGTCTCGGCGGCGGTGTCGATCGCCTCGGCGAGCACGGCGCCCGCGAGGTCGTACTGGCGCGGCGGCAGCGACACCGCGACCTCGCGCTCGGCGCGGCGGTAGCGCTTCGCGGGGCGCCCGGCACCGGGGCCGGAGCGGCCGGCCGGGCGCGCGTAGTCGGTCTCGAGCAGCCCGGCGTCCTCGAGCTTCTCGAGGTGGAAGCGCGCGCGGTGCACCGGCATCCCGACGGCCTCGGCCGCCTCCTCGCGGCCCACGGGCCGCGGCTGTGCGATGACGTAGCGGTAGAGCCGCCGGCGGGCGTCGTCGGCGATCGCCCCGACCGCGGTCACGTCCTCGTCGCTCGTCATGCGCCGCCTCGCTCCCCATTTCGGTGATGGATCTTGACGTTAGAGTACGCCGGGTCTATCGTGCAAGGCACTATCAGTTAGAAACGGTCCGACGGCGGATCGCACCGCTCGCGGATCCCTCCAGAAGGGAGCGGTGCCATGGCCACGACAGCCTCCTCGCGCACCACCACCACGACCGTCGCCGCGGCCGCCTCGCGCCGCAGCGCATCCGCGTGGGCGTTCATGCTGCTGCGCTCGGCGTTCACGGTCGCGCCGATCGTGTTCGGCGTCGACAAGTTCTTCAACCTGCTGACCGACTGGACGCAGTACCTCGCGCCCTGGATCGACGGCATCGTGCCCGGCGATGCGCAGTTCGCCATGTGGGGCGTCGGTGTCGTCGAGATCGCCGCCGGCCTGCTCGTCGCGATCGCACCCCGCTGGGGCGGGCTCGTCGTGGCGGCGTGGCTGCTCGGCATCATCGTCAACCTGCTGACGCTGCCGGGCTACTTCGACGTCGCCCTCCGCGACGTGGGCCTGCTCGCCGGGGCGCTCGCCCTCGCGCTGCTCGCCCGCGAGCACGACGGCCGCGCTCGCCGCGCCTGACGGGTCGCGCGGCGGACCGGACGCCGCCGCAGCCGGGCCTGCTCCACCGACGCGGACCTGCTCCACCCATTTCGACCCGGTGCACCAGGTCCGCGTCGGTGGAAGGGGTCCGCGGAAGGGGAGGGCACCCCGAGCCGGCAGCGCGCTCCCCCTCTCGCGAGCGGCGGGCGCCACCGCCGTAGGCTGGGCCCTATGCACGGCGAGTACAAGGTCCCCGGCGGCAAGCTCGTGGTCGTCGACCTCGACGAGCAGGACGGCCGCATCGCCGGCTTCCGCCTCGCGGGCGACTTCTTCCTCGAGCCCGACGAGGCGCTCGGGGCGATCGACGCGGCCGTGAACGGCCTGCCCGTCACCGCATCCGCCGCCGAGATCGGCGAGGCGATCAAGGCGGGGCTGCCCGCCGACGCGGTGCTGCTCGGCTTCACGCCCGAGTCGGTCGGCGTCGCGATCCGCCGCGCGCTGCAGCACGCGACCTCGTTCGCCGACTACGCGTGGACGATCATCGACGACGAGCCGCGCCTGCCGCTGCTGCACGTCGCGCTCGACGAGGTGCTCACCGAGGAGGTCGGCGCCGGACGCCGCGGCCCCACGCTGCGCTTCTGGAACCTCGCAGGCCCCGCCGTCTACCTCGGCTCCTTCCAGAGCTACAAGAACGAGGTCGAGCCCGAGGCCGCCGAGCGCCACGGCATCCCTGTCATCCGCCGCATCACCGGCGGCGGCGCGATGTTCTCGGAGCCGGACAACGCCATCACCTACTCGCTCTACGTCCCGGGCGACCTCGTGCAGGGCATGAGCTTCCAGGACTCGTACGCGTTCCTGGATGCGTGGGTCATCGAAGCGCTCAAGGCCCTCGGCATCGACGCGTTCTACGCGCCGCTCAACGACATCACGAGCGCGAAGGGCAAGATCGGCGGCGCCGCGCAGAAGCGGCTCGCGGCCGGCGCGGTGCTGCACCACGCGACGATGTCGTACGACATCGACGCCGACAAGATGACCGAGGTGCTGCGCATCGGCAAGGAGAAGCTGAGCGACAAGGGCACGACGAGCGCCAAGAAGCGGGTCGACCCGCTCAAGTCGCAGACGGGCATGCCGAAGGCCGAGGTGCAGGAGGCGCTGAAGGCGACGTTCCGCAAGCTCTACGGCGGCACCGACGGCGCGCTCACCGAGGCCGAGCTCGAGACCGCGGCCGAGCGCATCCGCACCAAGTTCGGCACGCGGGAGTGGCTGCACCGCGTGCCGTGATTCTCGGCTCCGCGCAACCTTCGCGACCTAGGCTCAGTCCTCTCATGGACTTCTCGCTCGAATTCACGCCCGACCTCATCGCGATCTTCCTCACGCTCTTCGTGCTCGAGATCGTGCTCGGCGTCGACAACGTCATCTTCATCTCGATCCTCGCGTCGAAGCTGCCCGAGAGCCAGCAGGCGAAGGCGCGCACGCTCGGCCTCACGCTCGCGATGGTCATGCGCGTCGGCCTCGTGCTGCTCGCCGGCTGGATCATCACGCTGAACGACGAGCTCTTCTCGATCTTCGGCATGGGCTTCTCGGGGCGCGAGCTCATCCTGATCGCGGGCGGCGGCTTCCTGCTCTACAAGGCCGTGCACGAGATCCACCTCAAGCTCGAGGGCGAGGAGGAGCACGCCTCGAGCGCGGTCAAGGCGACCTTCGGCGCCGTGCTCGTGCAGATCCTGCTCATGGACCTCGTCTTCTCGCTCGACTCGGTCATCACGGCCGTCGGCATGACGAGCAACATGATCGTGATCATCGCCGCCGTCGTCATCTCCTTCGGCATCCTGCTGTTCGCCGCGCGCTACATCTTCGACTTCGTCAACCGCCACCCGACGGTCAAGATGCTCGCGCTGTCGTTCCTGCTGCTCATCGGCGTCTTCCTCGTCGCCGAGGGCTTCGGCTTCCACATCGACAAGGCCTTCATCTACGGCCCGATGGTGTTCGCGGTGCTCGTCGAGTCGCTCAACCTCTGGGCGTCGGCGCGGAAGCGCAAGCGCGCGGGCGCGCACGCCGAGCCGGTGCGGCTCCACGACACCATGACCCCCGAGTCCGCGCTCGCCGGCGCCGCGACGGGGCAGCCGTCGGCCGTCGACGAGGGAGCCGCGCCGGGCGCGGGCGGGCCGGCGGAGCCGCGACAGGGCGCCTGAGCCTTGTCCGCATCCGCCCGACCGGCTTGGATGGGGCCATGACCGAGCGCGATCCCTCCACCCACGTGGTCGTCGGTGACGACACCGACCGCGGGCGCTACGAGGCGCACATCGGCGACCACCTCGCGGGCGTGCTGTCGTACGTCGACGACGCCGACGGCAACCGCGTGCTGCAGCACACGGTCGTCGGTGACGCGTTCGGCGGGCACGGCGTCGGCAGCGAGCTCGCGAAGTTCGCGATGCGGCAGGCGACGGATGCGGGGCACAGGATCGTGCCCCAGTGCACGTTCGTGCAGTCGTGGCTGCAGAAGCACCCCGAGCACCAGGCGCTCGTCGCGCACGCGTACGAGGGCTGACGCCCGCTCGCCCGCTCGTTCCCTCGCCGGTCGAGGGTGCCGCAGGGCTCGTTCCCTCGTCGGTCGAGGAGGCCCGCAGGGCCGTCACGAGACCAAGCCGCCGCACTGCTCGTTCCCTCGTCGGTCGAGGAGGCCCGCAGGGCCGTCTCGAGACCCGGCTGTCGCGCCGCTCGTTCCCTCGCCGGTCGAGGAGGCCCGCAGGGCCGTCTCGAGACCCCGCCGCTGCACCGCTCGAGACCACCAGGCATCGTGGCGTACCATGGTGGGAGCCGCGCACGCGGCCACGCGGATGTAGTTCAATGGTAGAACTTCAGCTTCCCAAGCTGATAGCGCGGGTTCGATTCCCGTCATCCGCTCCATCGTCCCCCGCTGCTCCGGCAGCCGAGCGGTCCCGGGTCCGCTCTCTCCTCTCGGCTGGCGTCGAGATCGCGCCCCTACGATCGCCGGGATGACTGCCGCACCCGCACCTGCACGCCGTCCGTTCGATCGGGCGCACTCGTGACCGCCGTCCCCGTGCCTGCCCGTCGGCGCCGCCGCGGCCGCGGCGCGATCGTCGTGGTGTTCGTGCTCGTCGCCGTCGCTGCGCTCGTCGTGGTCGCCGAGCTCGTCGCGCGGCAGGTCGTGCCTGGCACCATCCGCTCGGGCGTCGCCGAGCAGCTCGACCTGCCCGCCGACCATCCGATCGATGTCGCGGTCGACGGCATCCTCCTGCCGCAGCTCGTCGCGGGCGCGCTCGACCACGTGACCGTCGCATCGCAGGATGTCGTCGTCGGGCCGGTCGGCGGCGACATGCACGTCGAGGCGCAAGGCGTGCCCATCCGGGGCGACGCGCCCGCCGACGGCGCGACCGGCGAGGTGCGGATGACGACCGAGCAGCTCCGGACGCTCCTCGCGACGATCGAGGGCTTCCCGGCCGAGTCGGTCGAGCTCGACGCGCCGAACGTCGCTGCCTCGGGCGAGGTCGAGCTGCTCGGCGCGGCGATCCCCGTGGGCGTCGCGCTCGAGCCGTCCGCGGCCGACGGCGACATCGTGCTCACGCCCGTCGAGGGCACGATCGGCGAGGCGTCGGTCACCGCCGACGAGCTGCGCGGCCGGCTCGGCGGCCTGCTCGACCCGCTGCTGCAGGATCGCAGCGTGTGCATCGCCGAGCACCTGCCGTCGGCGCTCACGCTCACATCGGTCGAGGTCGTCGACGAGCAGGTCGTCGCGGGCTTCGACGTCGACGGCCGCATCCTCTCGGACCCCGCGCTGCAGGAGCCCGGAGCCTGCTGACGTCGGCTCCGCGACCCTGCAGCCGGCTCAGGCGGGCACGGTCGTGCGGGCCTGGTCAGCCGGGCACGCTCACTCGGGCACCGTCAGCGGCTGGAGCACGCCGAGCTCGAGCCACGTCATCGGCGCGACCACTGAGAGCGCCGCGACGAGCAGGAGCGTCAGCACGACGACGATGTACTGCACGCGCCGCCGCCCGTGGGAGATGCGGCGGAACCCCCACGCGATCGGCACGCCGACGAGCGACACCATGAGCGACACCGTCGGCGCGACCCAGTGCGGCACGCACGCGAGCACCGCGAGCAGCGCGACGCCGATCGCCGTGGGCAGCATCGAGCGCTCGCGCGGCGCGCCGGGGTCGACCTCCGGCGGCGCCTCCCACGGCGGCACCGGCGGCGTGAGCTCCGACGGCACGGATGCGTCGCGGGGCCGCGCGGCCGGCGCGCGTCCGCGCGTCCAGGGCGCGGCCGCCGAGTGCTGCGGCTCGTCGGCCGGCGACTCGCCGCGATCCGCAGGCGCGGCCGGATGTCCCGGCGGCGCCCACCGCCGCGCATCCTCGTCGCGCCCGTCCACGCCTCCATCCTCCCAGCGCGCCCGGCGGCCCGCCCGGCCCGGCTCGGCGACCCGGTCCGCCGCGTGCATGGCCAGCGTGCCAGGAGATTGCACCGGAGCCCGCCGCGAAGCGCAGTCTCCCGACACTCTGCTGGGCGGCGCCGACGCGGCGCGGCGCGAGCGCTACGCGAGCACGAGCTCGATGCGCGACTCCGTCGGCGCCCAGCCCGCGGCCGCGAACGCGCGCTGCATCGGCGCGTTCTCGTCGTCGGTGTCGGCGATGAGCGTGTGGGCGCCACCGGCGCGCAGGTCGGCGGTCGCCGCGGCCACGAGCGCGCGCCCGAGGCCCCGCCCGCGCGCCGCCCGCGCGACCCCCACCCGCAGCAGGTAGCCGTGGCCGCTCGGCATCACGAGCCACGACGCCACGCCGACGTCGCGCCGCCCATCCGCCCCGTCGTCGACGGCGAAGCGGATGCACTCGATGGGGTCCGCCGCGAGCAGCTCGTGGGCGAGGCCGCGGGCGGCTCCCTCGAGCCCGTGCTCGTCGACCGCGCGCCGGTCGCGAGCGTCGAGCGAGCCGTCGAGCACGGTCTCGAGCAGCATCGTGAGCCGGTGCTCGTCGCCCGGTGCCGCGCGCTCGAGCCGTAGGCCCGGCTGCGGCGCGGCAGCCCGCACGGCCGACGCG is a genomic window containing:
- a CDS encoding sugar transferase — its product is MGDPTVPAERRRYDAVKRSLDVLAAGTGLVLASPVMAATAVVVAATLGRPVLFRQQRPGRGGRPFEIVKFRTMREPDATVGDDNSEARMTRAGSRIRSLSVDELPNLWNVLKGDMSIVGPRPLKTAYLTRYSPRQLRRHEVRPGLTGLAQVSGRNALSWDDRLELDVWYVEHRSLRLDLTVLVRTIGKVLRREGVAEEGHATVREFFGPTPTDLRLIELAAVGLPARPDGSAAPPGGAPGASWALADAATLEVVAGSRQGDPGRMDWVAVDRSGRPMTWCGFTELTPTTARIYIVACAEPADRGLIRPTLQLLIARAHDLGLKQLRLEVDAQDAESRRTFADLSFRETGARDSTTIPMALTLV
- a CDS encoding alpha/beta fold hydrolase; translation: MPQFTAIREESTFVDPQGVTVHLYRWKPGKPKGAVLIAHGLGEHALRYEHIAQRLVAAGYAVWAIDQRGHGATGIEQHSGDVSRLGRLGRGGMRAVVTDLVLALERIRAEHPGLPVAILGHSWGSLSTQILLNRRAELVDAAVLTGTAYRMPGWMNAGDLNARHAHLGETGYEWLSRDPAIVEAFVRDPLTFPARVLALFGPIEGARLYGVPARGIRTDLPLLIAGGSDDSLGGTRSLERLGDAYRRRAGLTDVTVTVYPGARHEILNEINRAKVLDDLVAWLDARLAPARDA
- a CDS encoding helix-turn-helix transcriptional regulator, which translates into the protein MTSDEDVTAVGAIADDARRRLYRYVIAQPRPVGREEAAEAVGMPVHRARFHLEKLEDAGLLETDYARPAGRSGPGAGRPAKRYRRAEREVAVSLPPRQYDLAGAVLAEAIDTAAETGEAVTDAVARVAEARGRALVAGGAEARGGADAALTDAAALLAQHGYEPRRTDRGIELANCPFHELSRTHTRLVCGMNEALLTGVAEELAPGCLRARLDPAPGRCCVVIEPDASAG
- a CDS encoding DoxX family membrane protein, which produces MATTASSRTTTTTVAAAASRRSASAWAFMLLRSAFTVAPIVFGVDKFFNLLTDWTQYLAPWIDGIVPGDAQFAMWGVGVVEIAAGLLVAIAPRWGGLVVAAWLLGIIVNLLTLPGYFDVALRDVGLLAGALALALLAREHDGRARRA
- a CDS encoding lipoate--protein ligase family protein, encoding MHGEYKVPGGKLVVVDLDEQDGRIAGFRLAGDFFLEPDEALGAIDAAVNGLPVTASAAEIGEAIKAGLPADAVLLGFTPESVGVAIRRALQHATSFADYAWTIIDDEPRLPLLHVALDEVLTEEVGAGRRGPTLRFWNLAGPAVYLGSFQSYKNEVEPEAAERHGIPVIRRITGGGAMFSEPDNAITYSLYVPGDLVQGMSFQDSYAFLDAWVIEALKALGIDAFYAPLNDITSAKGKIGGAAQKRLAAGAVLHHATMSYDIDADKMTEVLRIGKEKLSDKGTTSAKKRVDPLKSQTGMPKAEVQEALKATFRKLYGGTDGALTEAELETAAERIRTKFGTREWLHRVP
- a CDS encoding TerC family protein, translated to MDFSLEFTPDLIAIFLTLFVLEIVLGVDNVIFISILASKLPESQQAKARTLGLTLAMVMRVGLVLLAGWIITLNDELFSIFGMGFSGRELILIAGGGFLLYKAVHEIHLKLEGEEEHASSAVKATFGAVLVQILLMDLVFSLDSVITAVGMTSNMIVIIAAVVISFGILLFAARYIFDFVNRHPTVKMLALSFLLLIGVFLVAEGFGFHIDKAFIYGPMVFAVLVESLNLWASARKRKRAGAHAEPVRLHDTMTPESALAGAATGQPSAVDEGAAPGAGGPAEPRQGA
- a CDS encoding GNAT family N-acetyltransferase gives rise to the protein MTERDPSTHVVVGDDTDRGRYEAHIGDHLAGVLSYVDDADGNRVLQHTVVGDAFGGHGVGSELAKFAMRQATDAGHRIVPQCTFVQSWLQKHPEHQALVAHAYEG
- a CDS encoding LmeA family phospholipid-binding protein; translated protein: MTAVPVPARRRRRGRGAIVVVFVLVAVAALVVVAELVARQVVPGTIRSGVAEQLDLPADHPIDVAVDGILLPQLVAGALDHVTVASQDVVVGPVGGDMHVEAQGVPIRGDAPADGATGEVRMTTEQLRTLLATIEGFPAESVELDAPNVAASGEVELLGAAIPVGVALEPSAADGDIVLTPVEGTIGEASVTADELRGRLGGLLDPLLQDRSVCIAEHLPSALTLTSVEVVDEQVVAGFDVDGRILSDPALQEPGAC
- a CDS encoding GNAT family N-acetyltransferase, whose translation is MELRSPASTDEAIRWLRAGTPTIDTPANRARLASGALERGFALGHRRPELVWAATAGPRVLGLVAAREVGDARLIDVLCLPDDADASAALLRRATEWALPSDDAEVSFGGPAHEPLRAPGVRRVLEPLEALGWRLRAARRHYELPASAVRAAAPQPGLRLERAAPGDEHRLTMLLETVLDGSLDARDRRAVDEHGLEGAARGLAHELLAADPIECIRFAVDDGADGRRDVGVASWLVMPSGHGYLLRVGVARAARGRGLGRALVAAATADLRAGGAHTLIADTDDENAPMQRAFAAAGWAPTESRIELVLA